GAACGGCTGGTTCTTTATTACTATGGAGAATTAAAATCCCCTGAAGTTCAAGAAGTGGAGGGGCATCTTGCCCTGTGTGAGAATTGCAGGGGATCGTGGGAAGGGTTGAAGAGAGTATTAACCCTTGCGGAAAAAGACTCCTATGGAATCATGCCTGAACATATGGCCGGAACTTTTTCTCAAACGGTCCGAAAACGTATCGAAAACCAAAAGAAAAAAGAACCGTGGATCATTTGGCCCCAACTTCGGCCCGCCCCTGTTTTATCCATGGCGGTTTTAATCGGGTTCGTATTCCTGGCAATCCTTTTCTGGCGGGATGAAGGTTTAAAAAAGAAGGTTGCGGAAATTCCTTTTCAACAAGAGATCGAATTGGTTCAACAATTAGAATTTTTCTCTAATGTGGATCTATTGGAGGAATTAGATCTTTTGACAGAGTGGGAGAAGGATGTGGCGGAAAAGGAAGAGGGATGATCCTGAACAAGACGTTCGGTCTGACGGGTTTCTTATTGGTTTGTTTCATTGGAATGATACCGGTTTCATGTGTAGCGGATGAGGCAAGAGTTCTCAAAAAGAATGAAGAAAAGCCACCGAAACAAAAAAAGGAGAAAGGGGTGGAATCCGAAATGTTGAAGGATTTGGATCTTTTTTTAAATTTTGAACTGATTGAAATGATGGAAATTTTTCAAGAAGAGAAGGAGACCCCATCGGAGGGAAACCCTCAAAATCAGGAGGAGACGCCATGAAGAGTTGGATCACACCTCTTGCCCTAATTCTATTATGGATTGGGACTTTTCCGCCCATCGGATTTTCCCAGGATTTCCACCCCATGGCACAAGATAGTATGGACCTCCCATTAAACCTAAAGGAACGGTGGGAGAAGCTTTCCCCGGAGGATAGGGTCCGGGCTCGAAGAAATTTTGAGGTTTGGAAATCTTTAACCCCCGAGGAAAAGAAAAAGTTCCGTGCCAAACTTGAACGATTCCGGAATTTGCCCCTTGAAAGACAAGAGCAGATTCGAACCCGATTTAAACATTTTCAAAACCTCCCAGAGGAGAGGAAGGAAATTTTAAGAGACCGGTTTAACCGGTGGGAGACCTTATCTCCCCAAGAAAAGCAAAAAATGAGAAAACGGCTTGAACGGTTTCAAAAATTGCCGCCGAAAGAGAGAGAAGGGGTGCGAGAACGTTTTTTGGAGCAACGACAAATGGAATTAAAAGGTCAAGACAGACGGTTTGAACGAGATCCGATGAGTCCACTGGATAAACGGGGGCAACAAGGAATCCAGCGACGCCAGGAACTCCGCCGTGAGATGCAGGACCTTAAAAACATGGAACGTTTGCAGCGCCAAAGAGAACCATTAGGAAGAGACCATCCAAGAAGGTAGGAATGGGTTGATTTGAATTCCAAAACCGTTATTTAGGAACATTTGTTTTTTTTGCATAACCGGTCAGTTCGGTATATCCTCTCCCCGTAACGGGGTTTTCTTTCCAGTTTCCTTTAATTTTAACCGCACCCTCCCAATAGGTTACCCGTGTGCTTTCAGGGGTCGAGAGTTCTTGTTCTTTAAAAAAAGGTATAATGGTCAGATCGATCTTTCTCCCTGGAAGGACAACATTCCACCCCATGGGATAAATCCCTTGGTTTTTTGGGCTCTTCCAGTGATCGAGTACGTGAATCTGAAAATCTTGTGGATGAAGTGGAACCCGGTTTCCCTGGGGATCAATTAGACTTCCGCTGGAAAAAGGCGAGGGGGTTCCGTCTTTTTGCCGGAGTTGATAGATCATCAGATCCCATTGATTGTCCAATTGGATGCTGAACCAGTCCCATCCTTCCAGGTCTTCCGGCATGGAATGGGTGCTGAATTCATGGTCCATCCAGGCGGTTCCTTTGACGGGAAATTTTAACCCGTTCTTTTGAAGGGTTCCTTGGATATTCATCCGTGTCAGGGAGTAGTAATGGGAGGCCTCTCCAAGCTTTTTTCCTTTTTGACTGACTCCTTTTTCCCCGTGGATGACGGGTGGTTTATCGGAGGCCAGTTTTAAATCGATTCCCCAGAGGTTTTGGTTTGCGACCAAAACATGAAACCCCTTTTTTTCTTCAACCCTCCAATCGTCAATCCATACCGAGAGTTGGGCAACTTTTGCCCCCGCTTTTCCCAGTGCCTCACGGCTGATTTTCTCCCCGTAAAAAAATTCCGTTTGGTGAATGTCCGAGATTGCAAAATGAGCCATATAGATTTCTTTGACCGCCCAACGGGAGGGATTTTCCAGACTGGATGAGCGGTCAATTCCAAACCGGAAAAAAGTGAGCTCGAATCCGTATTCCCTTTGATCCTCCGTCACAAGGTGGCCGGTGTAGTACCACCATTCGGTTTGAAAGGAGGGATGAGACCCATGGTCCGCTGGAAATGAAAAAGAATACCCGGGAAGGGCTTTCTCAAACACCGGATCCGATGCCTTTGTCTGGAAGGTGGGAGAACTCCATAAAAGGAGGAATGAGAAAAAAACAATCCAAAAAATTTTATTCATAATGGACAGCTTGGGCAATGTGAATGTTTATGGCCTTTTTGGCCGGAAGTAGACTGGCAATCACAGCGGTTAGTAGGACCAAGCCGAACACCACAAAAAGAAAAGGGTGGAAAAGACTAAAATGGATGGTCCACCCGAAAGTCTGTTTGTTGATGACCTGGATTAAGATCAAGGAGAGCCCGATCCCCGCTCCACCTCCCAGAAGGGCCCCGGTTAAACCGATCAACCCCCCCTCTGTGAGAATCATTTTGACCAGTTGGTTCTGACTCATCCCGATGGCCCTGAGAATTCCCAATTCCCTTTTACGCTCAAGGATGGAGGTCAGCAGTGTGTTGAATATTCCCAACAACCCAACCATGACCGCGATCAACTCCATGGCATAGGTAATGGCAAAGGTTTGATCAAAAACCTCCATTACCCCCTCCCGGAGTTCTCGGTTATTGATGGTGACAAAGGATTGGTCGTCAATGGCGGTGATTAAATTTTTCCGAAAAATTTCCGAAGGTATTTCGGGATCCAGATAAAGGGCCACCACACTAACCTGGTCATCTTGGGGCCAGTAACGGCGATAGAGGCTTCGGTCCATTAAGACCCGGCCTCCATCGGTTGAATAGTCATAAAAAACACCCAGAATGGGAAGGTCCAAAAGACCCTGAGGTGTATCTAAACGGATCCGGTCTCCCTTTTGAAGGCGAAATCGATTAGAAAGAGTTTCGGAAAGAAGAAACCCCTTTCCCTGACTGGCCGCCAATAAAATGGAAGAAGACTCTCCCTCCAAAAAGAGATATTGGCTAAAACGATTATGAATGTCCAAATTCCGAGCCACCAGGTTAATGGGCTCATCTTTGAGGTAGGTCTGGATTTCCCGGTACCCATCCGCTGCCATTACCCCGGGCAACCGTTCCAGTAACCCTACTGTGTTTTCTGGGAGGGAGGCATCGGATCCCTGCAAATCCCACGTTTTTGAAACGACGATTAGATCTGCGCGAATGGTGTCATGAATCCATCGATCAACGGTATTTCGAAAACTGTGGACCATTAGAAGAATCCCGACCATTAAAGCCAACGCCACCAAAAGTGGGGTGGTTGCGCTGGTGGTTCTCTGTAAAGAAGCGTTAAGGTTAATCAAAGCCAATGAAAGGATGGAAGTGGTTTTTTTACTTTTTACTAAAATGTTTTTTAGGAGAGATGACATTAACGGAACCAGAAATAGGGTTCCTAACAGAAGGAAAAAGGAGGAGAGATAACCGTTGGCGGTATATTCTCCCCAGGGAGCCCAAAAAGCAAGAGGTAAGGAGATGAAGATGAGAAAAAGGCCTAAAAGAGTCCGTGGTCCAATTGAAAAAACCGGTTTTTTTTCAAAAAATCCGGATTGGAGGGTATCCCTTGGGAGAGTCCGGGTGGCTTCAATGGCAGGGGAAAGAACCGCCATAAAAGAGACGCTCGTACCCAAACCGATTGCCTCCAAAATGAGAGAAGGGGAAAGGTGAAGGGTCTCCCCTCGGATGGGAAGATAGAGCGAGGACACTGTTGTAGAAACGGCTTGTAGAGTCCATCGGGCCAGGATCAGTCCAAGAATGACCCCGAGAATGGATCCCAAAAAACCAAGGAGAAGGCCCTCCAGTGTCATCATGGTTAGGATTTGTTTTCGCGTACACCCCAGCGATCTTAAAAGTCCGATTTCCTTTCTCCGCTTGGCCACGGCAATGGTCATGGTATTGTGCACCAGAAAAAGCGCCACCAGTAAAGCAATTCCCCCTGTAACGGTTAGGTTCATCTGGAAGGACTTAAGCATCCCCTCCACCTGGACGGTCCGTCGTTCAGGTCTTTGTACCCTGAGGTTTTTAGGTAAAACCTCTTGTAGAATTTTTTGAACCCGTTCAACCGGCTGATCAGGATTAGTTACGAGATCAATTCGATCCAGTTTCCCTAATTTGTTAAAAATCCATTGGGCGGATGAAATGTCCATAAAGGCTAAAAGTCCCCCCTCCGCTTTTGCAGGACCTAGAGGCTCAAGGATTCCCTTAATGGTCACAGAGTGTTTCTTCTGATTGAGCAGAAGGGTAAGTGAATCCTCCATTTTTAAATCATGCCGGTCCGCAAAGGTTTGGGTAACCAGTAAGGTGGTGGGCTCTAGTAGAATGCGGAAGAGATCTCTTTCATCGTTCTCTTTGTTTAAGGTATAACTTCGTATTAGTTGTTCTTCGAGGGGATCCATTCCGATGACCACCATTGTTTCCCCGGGAAATTCTTCTATTCCCACCGATGTTTCAATGACCGGGGCCAAATGAACAATACCCGGCTGTTTTCGGACAATTCGTATAACATTTTCG
The window above is part of the Nitrospiria bacterium genome. Proteins encoded here:
- a CDS encoding zf-HC2 domain-containing protein yields the protein MNCKNMDERLVLYYYGELKSPEVQEVEGHLALCENCRGSWEGLKRVLTLAEKDSYGIMPEHMAGTFSQTVRKRIENQKKKEPWIIWPQLRPAPVLSMAVLIGFVFLAILFWRDEGLKKKVAEIPFQQEIELVQQLEFFSNVDLLEELDLLTEWEKDVAEKEEG
- a CDS encoding DUF3106 domain-containing protein, producing the protein MKSWITPLALILLWIGTFPPIGFSQDFHPMAQDSMDLPLNLKERWEKLSPEDRVRARRNFEVWKSLTPEEKKKFRAKLERFRNLPLERQEQIRTRFKHFQNLPEERKEILRDRFNRWETLSPQEKQKMRKRLERFQKLPPKEREGVRERFLEQRQMELKGQDRRFERDPMSPLDKRGQQGIQRRQELRREMQDLKNMERLQRQREPLGRDHPRR
- a CDS encoding lipocalin-like domain-containing protein, with product MNKIFWIVFFSFLLLWSSPTFQTKASDPVFEKALPGYSFSFPADHGSHPSFQTEWWYYTGHLVTEDQREYGFELTFFRFGIDRSSSLENPSRWAVKEIYMAHFAISDIHQTEFFYGEKISREALGKAGAKVAQLSVWIDDWRVEEKKGFHVLVANQNLWGIDLKLASDKPPVIHGEKGVSQKGKKLGEASHYYSLTRMNIQGTLQKNGLKFPVKGTAWMDHEFSTHSMPEDLEGWDWFSIQLDNQWDLMIYQLRQKDGTPSPFSSGSLIDPQGNRVPLHPQDFQIHVLDHWKSPKNQGIYPMGWNVVLPGRKIDLTIIPFFKEQELSTPESTRVTYWEGAVKIKGNWKENPVTGRGYTELTGYAKKTNVPK
- a CDS encoding FtsX-like permease family protein gives rise to the protein MAGLLRFITLRHLTGEPSRTFLTLLGVALGVSVFLAIRLANQSVVASFHSSMESVTGKATLQIRGESFGFDENVIRIVRKQPGIVHLAPVIETSVGIEEFPGETMVVIGMDPLEEQLIRSYTLNKENDERDLFRILLEPTTLLVTQTFADRHDLKMEDSLTLLLNQKKHSVTIKGILEPLGPAKAEGGLLAFMDISSAQWIFNKLGKLDRIDLVTNPDQPVERVQKILQEVLPKNLRVQRPERRTVQVEGMLKSFQMNLTVTGGIALLVALFLVHNTMTIAVAKRRKEIGLLRSLGCTRKQILTMMTLEGLLLGFLGSILGVILGLILARWTLQAVSTTVSSLYLPIRGETLHLSPSLILEAIGLGTSVSFMAVLSPAIEATRTLPRDTLQSGFFEKKPVFSIGPRTLLGLFLIFISLPLAFWAPWGEYTANGYLSSFFLLLGTLFLVPLMSSLLKNILVKSKKTTSILSLALINLNASLQRTTSATTPLLVALALMVGILLMVHSFRNTVDRWIHDTIRADLIVVSKTWDLQGSDASLPENTVGLLERLPGVMAADGYREIQTYLKDEPINLVARNLDIHNRFSQYLFLEGESSSILLAASQGKGFLLSETLSNRFRLQKGDRIRLDTPQGLLDLPILGVFYDYSTDGGRVLMDRSLYRRYWPQDDQVSVVALYLDPEIPSEIFRKNLITAIDDQSFVTINNRELREGVMEVFDQTFAITYAMELIAVMVGLLGIFNTLLTSILERKRELGILRAIGMSQNQLVKMILTEGGLIGLTGALLGGGAGIGLSLILIQVINKQTFGWTIHFSLFHPFLFVVFGLVLLTAVIASLLPAKKAINIHIAQAVHYE